The Candidatus Limnocylindria bacterium genomic interval CGACGCGCTTCCGTCCCGCGGTGGTCAGTTTGGTGCGGAGCGCGGCGTCTTCGCTCACGAGCGCGGCCGCTTCCGCGGCCTGCGCGAGATCGCGCTCGTGAAGCAGGACGCCCGCACCGCCGACAGTCTCGCCGATAGCCGCGGCGTCGTACGCGACGACCGGCAGATCGAACTTCATCGCCTCGAGGAGCGGAACGCCGAATCCCTCGTGCTCGGACAGGGAGACGAACGTGTCGGCCTCGCGGTAATAGGCGAAGAGCTCCGCGTTGCTCACGCTCCCGGTGAAGGTCACGGCGGTATCGAGACCGAGCGCGCGCTGGAGCTCGCGAAGACGCGCGTAGTACTCGCGGTGGTCCCGGTACGAGCCGACGAGCAGCAGCTGCGCCTCGGGGTCGATGACCGCGCGGTAGTACGCGAACATCCGCAGCAGGTCGTCGTGCCGTTTGTTCGGCGAGATCCGTCCGACGAACAGGAGCTTGCGCCCGAAGACGCTCCAGCGCGCGAGGACCGCCGGGTCCGGCGGCGTGTCGTACAGCTTCCAGTCGATGAGGATCGGCACGTGCGCCGTCTTGCGGAAGCCCATGTCGTCGAGGTCCTGACGGTTGAAGGCGGACACGCCGATCCCGAGATCGATGGCCGGCGCGATCTGCTCGAGCTGCCGCAGACCGAGGCGCGCGAAGGCGGCAGCGTGGTCGTTGATGCCGCTGAAGAACTCCGGCGGCGTGATGTTGTGGTACACCAGCACGCGCCGCGCTGGGATCTTCATGAGCTGGTCGAAGACCTCGTTCCCCATCGAGAAGTGCAGGATGAGCGTGTCCTCGGGCCGCACCGAACGGAACAGCCGGCGATACGAGAGGGCCTCGCTTTCCATGCCGGGCTTGATGTCCACGGCGTACGCGTCGGACTCGTAGCCCCAGGAGCGCAGGCGATCGCGCAGTGCGAAGACGTGGTTGCTCATCGCATCGCCGGGCGCGAGCGTCGGATGGAACTGATGGACCGCGGTCATGCGGGCGCGCGACCGATGACCGCGTAGTCGCGGTCGCCGAAGAGCGTCTCGTTCAGCAGCTTGACGTTCTCACGGACGGTAGGGTCGCTGACTTTGTCCGAGAGACGCTTCTCGCTCGGTTCGAAGGTGCGGACGTCGACGTCGACGAAGCCCTCGACCTCGAGGTAGAAACGGAAGAGCTCCGGCGGGATCGGGCGCACGTGAGAGGGATCGAGCCAGAACGAATGCGCGCCCACGGTGAGCGTCGCGACGTTCGGCGTGATGAGCACGAGCGGAGCGCCCGGCGACAGGACGCGGTGCGCCTCGCGCAGGATCCAGACGAGCTCGCCGGGAAGTACGTGCTCCGCGATGTGACGGGCGTAGAGGCCATCGATCGCGCGGTCCGGCAGAGAGCGGAGATGTCCGAGCGCGTCGCCATGGACGCACTCCAGTCCGCGCTCCGCGCACTGCTCGACCATGCGCGGATCGAGGTCGACGCCGTATGCGCCGACCCCCTTCTCCTTCATCAGCCCGAGGAAGATCCCGCGGCCGCACCCCAGGTCGAGGACGCGCTTCCGTCCTGCGAAGAGATCGGCGAACGCCTCCGACTGCCGGCGGATGACCGGCTCGTCGCCGCCGAAGCGCGCCTGGAAGTAGACGGAGTGGACGTTCTCGGCGACGAAGTCCTCGTGCCACTGCTCGAGCTTCCGTAGCCGCTTCTCGAGACCCGGCGTGGGCCGGTCGCGCAGGTCGAACAGCGCGCGCGCGACGAGCTGGTTGACTCGCTCCTGACGCTCGGTGATCGCTGCGAGCCACCAGCGGAGGAGTCCGATGAGCGTGCGCCGCGCGATGGTGATGAGCGGGCCGACGTAGCGCTTGCGGCTCTTCGGGTCGTACGTGACGTCCTCGTCGAGGACCTCGGGGAGCGCCTGGAAGGGGTCCTTGAGCTCCTCGCTGAAGATCGGCCGCCCGCCTGGCAGCGGCAGCGTGAGCGCGGCGTCGAGATCCGGGCCGTACGCTCCGCTCTCGCGCTTCTTGCGCACGCGCGCGCGGACCTCGGCGAGGATCGCGTCGAGATCGACTGGTGGCTGTGTCGTCACAGCGGGCGCACCGCCTCATCGAGATCTCGCCTATCGATGACGCGTTCGACCAGGTAGCCGTGGCCGCGAATGCCCCGTGGACGCGACTCCGCGAGCGTGAGCCTGCGGAAGTTCACGCGCAGCGTACCGACCCGCAAGCGCAGCCATGGCTCACGACCCACCAGCGGCCTCACGTCAAGGTTGGCAGGCGCCGGATCTTTGCTGAGGCCGTCGAGGACTTTTCGTGCGCGGATCCGCTGCGGCCGGGAGAGTCGTTCGATGTCGCGCGCGCCGCGCTTCGAAAATTGGACGTTGTCCGTCAACGGCGCCTTGCGACCGCACGACGCGGCCGTTCGGCTGCCGGCTTCTTGGCCGCCGACTTCCGCGCGATGCGGGCGAAGAGCTCATCCATGCTGATCGTCTCGCCACGCCGGAACTCCCCCTCGGCCTGTCGCATACCCTCGACGAACACGGGCGCGTTGGCGAGTATCCAGTCCTCAAGCGCATCGAAGTCGATGGGGACGACGGCCGCGACGGGCCGGCCGCTCCGAGTAATGATCGCCGGCCGCTTTGACCGCTCGACATCGTCGATGACTTTGCTGGTGTTCCGAGCCAGCTCGCGCACGTTCACCGCAGCCATCGCGTACCTCCCCTGTCATGCGTTTGACAGACATTCTACTCCCCGAACTCCCAGCGGTGCGGGAGGCGCGCGAACCCGGCCTCGCGCGAAGAGCCGACCACGCGGAAGTTCAAAGCCTTCTGGTGATAGTCGTAGTGCCGGTCGGCGCGGTCCGTCGCCGCGACGTCGACGTCGTACGCGCCGGGCAAGAGCGCGAGCGAGTCCATCGCGAAACGCACGACGCCCTCCGCGCGCAGGGGCACTACGACGTCGTCGAGCATCGTGTTCGTGCCGTAGATGCCCGTGCCGTCGTCGCGGTAGACGTAAACACCGAACACGGCGTCGGACAGCCCGGACTTGTTGCGGTAGCGGATCTCGAACGACGCGGGGTCGCCGATCTCGAGGAGCGTCTTCAACGCGCCGCCCTTGTCGATGACCTTCGTGGAGACGATCTCGATCTCGCCAGAGCCGGAACGACCACCGACCTCGCCGCGCAGCGCACGCTCGCGCAGCTCGCGCTCGCCGACCTCGAGGTGGTACGCCGTCGCGACATCGCGCACGGTGCCGCTCGCCGCGACGCGCCCCTGGTCGAGCCAGATCGCGCGATCGCAGAGACGCTGGATCAGACCGATGTCGTGCGACACCAGCACGATCGTCTTCCCCGCTCCGCGGAACTCGGCGATCTTCGCGTAGCACTTGTGCTGGAAGTACTCGTCGCCGACGGCGAGCACCTCGTCGACGAGCAGCACGTCGGGGTCCACATGCACCGCGACCGAAAAGCCGAGGCGCGCCGCCATGCCGCTCGAGTACGTCTTGATCGGCGCGTCGAAGAAGCGGCCGAGCTGCGCGAAGGCTTCGATCTTCGGCATCGCGGCCTCGGTCTCCTTACGCGACAGACCGAGGAGCGAGCCGTTCAGGTACGCGTTCTCGCGCCCGGTGAAGTCGGGGTGGAAACCGGCGCCGAGCTCGAGCAGCGCGGAGACGCGGCCCGCGACATCGATCGTGCCGGAGGTCGGCTTCGCGGTGCCCGCGATGAGCTTGAGGAGCGTCGACTTCCCTGATCCATTCGCGCCAACGACGCCGAAGCACTGGCCGCGCTCTACTGAGAAGCTGACATCTTTGAGCGCCTGGACGACCTCGGCCGGCGGGATCTGTCGGAGGACGAGCTCCTTGAGCGTGGGGGCGCGGCCGGTCCGAAGTCGGTAGCGCTTGTCGAGATGTTCGGCGTGGATCGCGACCATGCCCGGCATGGCGGCATGCTAGGGAGTCGCGGCTTCAGGAGCCCGAGAGATGGGCGCGCGAGCGGATCCGAGCGAACAGCCACGCGAACGCGACCACGAGAAGGACCAAGAACACCGGCGGCCACGCGACGAGCGCTTCGACGATCCCGACCGGGACGACGAAGCATGCGACGAGCACAGCAAAGAAGCGATAGCGCTGCGCGAGAGCCAGCGCACCCAGCGTGGTGAGGATCACGCCGGCGATCGCGATATTCGGGGCCGGCCGCGAGACGAACAGCACGAAGAATGCGACGAGCAGCAGGAAGAGGCCGAGGAGCAGCGAGATGACCCCGAAGTCGCGCAGCCTCTCCGATCGCTGCGACCCGTCCAGAGCCGGCCGAGCAACGTGGACCTTCGTGTCGCTGACCTGCGCCCTCGGCTTCGCAAGAGTCGCGACCAGTCGCGCTCGCCAGAAGCCTGCGACCGCGACGCCGGCCAACCCCCCGAGCATCAGGATCGGGGCGAACGGGCTAGCTGCTCCGGGCGCCGCCTGCGTGTACCAAACGCCGAGCATCATCACGGCGAAGCTCACTCTGATGACCGTATCGAGCTTGTCGGGAGTCACGGCTGGGCGACGGGCCCGCTCACGAGACCGGGATGTTAGCGGGCGAAGCCCTCGTAGATCATCGCGCCGTCGCCGCCCTGGAAGTTGAGCTCCACGACGATTCCGGTTGCAGTCCCACCGACAGCGTCGACGACGACGGCGTACTGCGTCTCGTTCGCGAGGCCGAGCACGTCACGCGGGTCGATGCGGATGGACTGCCTCGGCGTGATCGAAACGTCCTGTGACGCCGCGAGCGAGCCGTCGGCGAACTTGTACCAGGAGAGGTGCAGGCTCGTCGCGGTGACGCTCTGCAGCACCAGCGGCGTGGTCCAACCGTCGGAGCCGCCCAGGCGGCGCGTGACGTTCGGGAGGAACAGGCGCGTCGCAGCCTGCGTGCGCGCGGAATAGCCGGCCGCAGTCGTGTCGCCGATGACGTTCACAACGGCCGCGATCTGCCCGCCGGTGCCGCCGCTCGCCACGAACGAGTACTCGCCGTTCGCGAGGCAGCCCGCCGCGGCGGCCGCGCCGCAGAGCGGGAGCGTCGTGTTGCCGTTGGTGAAGCGCGGATCGAACACCCACGCCGCGCCGGCCGCGACGGAAGGTCCGCTGAACGCCGTCGTCCCGCTGCCACCCAGAGGCGTGAACGTGATCGATGGCGTGACGGTCGCCGTGCCGGTGTTCTGCACGACGATCGTCGACAGACCTTGCCCGACGCCAGCGACGTTCTTCACCGCGTACGGACCGTAGATCGTGTCGGCGCCGCCCACGATGCCGTTCGCCGAGTACATGACCGGCGCGGCGACCGTTGGCGCGTCGAGGTGCGTGTTCACGATGACGCTGAGCGGCTGGCTCGCCGTGACCGTGACCGAGTACTGCGTCTGGTCGAACAGTCCCGGCTCTGAATTCGGGTCGATGAACTGCGAGCGTCCAGGGTCGATGTCGCGCGTGATGCGCGCGGTCCGTGTCCCGTCGAACGAGATGAAGTTCGCTTCGGCGGTCGTCGGAGCGCCACCGACGTTCTGGATGATGATCGGCGTCACGAAGCCGAAGAAACGGCGCACGATGTTCGGCAGCGAGACCTTCGTCGCGCCCGAGGAAGCGCCGACGTACGAGCCGGCCTCGGCGCGAGCGCCGGAGCCCTGGTGCTCGTTCACCACGGCGACGATGTCGGTCATGTAGCTCTTCACGACGACGGCGTACTGCGCGTCGTTCGAGAGATCCGCGTCGTTGTTGGGAACGTCGGCGAACGACTGGCCCGGCCGGAGCGCACAGATGTCGCGGCGCGCGACGAGAACGCCGCTGGAGAAGCTGTAGAAGTCCACCTGCAACGACGTGATCGCGAAGCGGTTCGTGTTCTGCACGATGAACGGCGTGTACCAGCCCGACGGGCCGCCGAGCGTCTTCGTGATGTTCGGCAGGTAGACGGTCGTGTTCGGCTGCTCCGGCCGCGCGCATGTCGCGGTCCCGGGCGTGAGCTCCCAGCTCAGGCGCGTGTTGTTCGCGTCGATCTGGACGTTGTGCGCCTCGAAGCGCTGGTAGCCCTCTTTGTTGTAGTAGACGACCCAGAACGTCGGACCGGGAACGAAGCCGTCGATCTTGTAATACCCATTGGCGTCGGTCGCCGTGGTGCAGAGGACCGGCGGCCCGAGGGTCACGCAGACGTTGGCCAGCGGAGCACCGGTCGTCTTCGAGGTGATGAAGCCGTCCAGGTAGGCAGAGGCGGCCGCGGCCGGGCGAGCGCCGCCCGACAGGGCAGCGACGACGAAGGCGGCAACGAACAGGAGCCTCAGGAAGCCTCTCCGGGGAGCATGCATTGGGCTAAACGGGGGTAAACGGCGCTAGTGACGGCGCAGTCGCCGCTCTGCGACCGTAGCGACCTGGGCCGCCAGAACGCCGAGCAGGAGGCCTCCCAGGACGTCACTGGGCCAGTGGTCGGCCAGGTACACACGCGTGACCATCATGAACGCGACCGCAGCGACCGCAAGCCATGTCGGGACCCGGGCGACGCCGACGAGGAAGGCGGTCCGGGCGACGTGGCCGCTCGGAAAAGCGCCGGCGAAGGCGACGTGCGCGAACGGCACCAGCTCGACGGTCCGCGACAGCTCCTTAGGTGGGATGGGCTGGGGCAGGACCGTCTTGAGGGCGATCTCGACCGCGGCGACCGCCACGATCACTAGCGGTACCCAGGCGTCGCGCTGGCCGCGCCGAAGTCGGGCGACCGCGAGCCCGAGCGCGATGCCACCGGCGACCTCCGCCTGCCCGACGATGCCGACAACGGATGCGAAGAGATCGAGCCACGGCGCGTGCACCGACTGGACGAGATCGACGACGGTGCGGTCGACCTGACGCAGTGCGCCGACCGCGACGAGGATGCAGAGAACAACGAGGGTCGTTGCGAGCAGTGCGATGCGGCTCAGAGGTAGCTCTCGAAGTCGTCCTTGGTGCGACGGAAGTACGCGAAGCCCGCGACGAACAGGACGAGCGCGACCGCGGCGGAGTACCCGAGCGTCGCCCAGTCCGGCGGTAGACCGTCGAGGAGCGCGCGCTGGTAACCGACGACGACGCCGGTCATGGGATTGAGGTCGAGCAAGAAGAGCTCGCGCGGGCGATCGGCGAGGATCGTGATCGGGAACAGCACCGGTGTGAGGAAGTACCACGCGAGCAGCACGATGCCGAGGATGTGCTCGACGTCGCGATAATGGACGTTGAGCGCGGCGAGAAGGTACGCGAGGCCGAGGTTCATCACGATCTGCACCGCCACGAGCAGCGGGAGCCACAGCAGGCCCTCGAGATGCCGCGGCCCGAACACAGCGAGCACGACGAAGAGCACGACCAGGCTGAGCAGGAAGTTCACGAGCGACGACAGGACGCTCGCCGCAGGGAGCAGCTGCAGCGGAAGGCGCACCTTCTTGACGATCGTCGCGTTCGAGACGATCGACGCGGCGCCCGACTGGAGCGAGTTCGCGAAGAACGTCCAGGGCAGGAGACCGACGAAGAGGAAGACCGCGTACGACTGCTCCCCCGTCTCGGTATGCGGCCGCGTGCCGAGGACCACGCCGAAGAGGATCCAGAACACGACGAGCTGCAGCAACGGGATGAGGAAATTCCAGCCGAAGCCGAGGACCGATCCTTTGTAGCGCGAACGCAGCTGGCGCCACGCGAAATCGCCGAGGAGCTCGCGTCGTTCGACGAGCGCGCCAAGATCGGCGATCACGGCGCGAGTATGCTCCGCGACCCGTGACGCGAGCACCGACGGCGCACATGTTCACCGGCAGTGCGAACGGCGCTGAGCCGATCGAACTCCGCGCGTGGGAATGGCCAGGCGATCCTCCGCCAACGCTGCTGCTTCATGGGATCGGCAACTACGGCCGTTACTGGGACTTCTTCGCCGACGCGGTCGCCGGACGGCTGCGAGCGATCGCGACGGACGCGCGCGGTCACGGCGAGAGCGGGAAGCCGGCTGACGGCTATACGCCGCGGGAGTTCGTCGCCGACGCGATCGCGATGCTCGATGCGCTAGCGATCGAGCGCGCGCTCGTCGTCGGACACTCGATGGGCGGCACGCACGCGATCCGGCTCGCCGCGGCGCACCCCGACCGGGTCGAGCGTCTCGTCGTCGTCGACGCCGGACCGGAGCCGATGCCCGAAGGCTCCGAGCGCGCCCGCCGTCTGTCGCTCGAGCGCCCCGAGCGCTTCAAGCACGCGGACGAGGCGCTCGCGTATCTGCGTCGGACCTCGCCCGGCTACTCCGAAGAGGTCTACGCCAACCGAATGCGCTGGCTCTTCCGCGAAGACGGAGGCGACGTCGTTTGGCGCTCGAGCCGTGACGCACTTGCGTCGATCATGTCCGGCGCGCGGCGTGATGACCTCTGGAGTGCCCTGCGCGCGATCCGGTGCCCGGTCCTGCTCGTACGCGGAACGCGGTCGAACGTGCTCTCGCCCGAGGTCGCCCAACGGATGATCACGGCGCTCACGAACGGTCGCCTCATCGAACTCGACGCCGGACACAACGTCGCGCTCGATCGTCCGAAGGAACTCGCGGACGCCCTCGTGGAGTTCGCTGCCAGCTAGGCGGTCACTCAGCGCGCTTCGCAACATCGGCGACGCGGTTCACTGGCGCTCCATGGTTCGACGCCCAAGCCTTCGTGCTCGATCAACGCGTCGAGCCACAGGTACACATCCGATTCTGGCTGCTCGGTGTGCTCACGCACGACCCAGATCCAAATCAGATCCCGCGGTTCGCCAGCTGTAGGGGGCCACTGGTAGACGATCCGCCAGGTGTTCTTCGCCTGTTCGGGAACGCTTAGCCTGCAGAAGCGCTTGCGTCCTGCGCCCCGCAAGCGAAGGCCGATACAAGGACCTTCGCGCTCAAGCCGACCGAGTGCTTTCCGGATCAGAGCGCGGGCCCGGGTGGGGTTGATAGCTCGGAGGTCTGCCTTCGCGTCAGTCGTGAATTCGACGCGATACGCCACTACTCAGCGTTGTCGCGCGCGCGATGTCGTTGGTCCCCAGGCTTGCTTGAGGGCCTGCCGCCACGGCACGCCTGTGGCCTTCTCTGGCTGGCGCGGACGGCGTAGACGGTCGCCGTAGTCCTGCGTCTCGAGCCATTCGAGGACGTCCCGTAGCTTCCGCGTCCTAGGCGCCCGGCGGCGAAGGTCTCGCAGTCGCCGAGCGACCGCGTCGATCCGCTCGCGGTCGAGGCGAAGTCGAGATCGTCGACTGTCCGCTGACGTCGTGAGCACACCAGCGCGAAGCCACGCGTGGATGGTGGGCAACGTCACTTTCAGATTCTCAGCCGCCTCCGGGGCGGAGTACGACCCGGGCGCGTCGTACGCTGGCAACGCCTCTTGCACCACACGGCGCAGCACGCGTACATCGGTGGCGTAATCGCGTCCCGCCGCATTCGCGACGCGATCGAGCGACTCGAGCACCGCTGTCCGTCCGACGACGCGTGGCAAGAGCGAGCCTCCTACAAAGTTCTTTATGAATCGTAGCAGAGATAAAGAAGTGCGAGGAGGAGTTCGCCTCGAGCTAGGCGCGCGGCTCGACCGGCCTTGCGCTGACGGCACGGTCCCGTTTGGCGGATCCGAGCACTGCGTCCGCGCGGCCGAGGACCTCGTCGCCCGACTCGCCAGCCCGGTGTGTCGCGATCCCATAACTGAACCGCGCAGGACCGGATTGCCCGGGAAACAAGATCGCGGTCTCCGCAAGACGCTCCGCGACGCGCTTCGCCGGGACCTCACTCGTTCGGGGAAGCAGGATCAGGAACTCGTCGCCCCCGATCCGGAGCCCGACATCGGTCCCTCGTATCGCTCCCTTGATCGCGCGCCCGAAGTTGCGCAGCAGATCGTCGCCCGCGTTGTGACCGAACTCGTCATTCACGCGCTTCATCCCGTCGAGGTCGAGCGCGATGACGCTGAACGGCAGGCCCGTGCGTGCCGCGTCCGCGATGAAGCGAGTGAGATGGTCCTCCAGAGCGCGCCGGTTCGGCAGGTTCGTGAGCGCGTCGGTCATGGCCATCGACAGAACAGCCACGCCCTCATCAGCGAGACCGGCCGCCCGTTCGGTCGTGACGTCTCGATGCCGACCGGTGGCGCGGGCGACGGCCGCGCATGTGGCGATCACCATCGCCAGGAGCAACAACCGCGGTGCCGCGCCTTCGCCCGGCGGGTTGCCCGCCAGTGTGGACGAGACCGCGATGAGGGCGATCCCCGCAAAGGTGAGCCCGCCCAGGACAAGGATCTGGCGCACGCTTCCGGAGAGGATGAGGACAACGGCGGGCACGACCAAGTAACCGACGTAGATGCTCTGCGCGCCCCCCGTCAGGACCACCATCGTGAGGAGCACCAGCTCGGAGATCGTTGCCGCAACGAAGGTGCGTGCGCTACCGAACCATCGCTGCGGGACGAACGAAAACCAGATCGTTCCGGTCACCACGACGAGCGCGGCGGTCACGAGGAGGCCCTGACGGTCTGCCGCCGACGTGCCCGGTAGGAACGCATCGACGACAAAGACAGCCGCGATCCCGAAGACGACCGTGACCCCGGTCGTGCGCACGGCGCGCCGATAGATCCGCCCTGCGCGCTCCCTCTCGACGCTTCCTGCGTGCTCCGAGCCATCACGGACCGCCTCGGCTGGATCCTCTGGCACGAGCGGATTCTGCGTCAGGACCGGCGCTACTAGTCCGGCGCGCCGAGCACGGTGTCGTCCGAACCGGCGACGTCCCACGGGTTCCCCGCGATGTCGAGGAAATTACCGCTCGTGACGGTCACATTGAGCTGAAGCCCGGCCGTGGCGCCCGCGGTGACGACGCGCGGGTCGGCGCGCATCACGATCGTGAGCACCGTGTTGGCCGGATAGGCGACCCCGCCCAGCGTCTCGGCGCCCGCGTTCAGCGTGCACCGCTGCTCCAGAGCCTGCAGGCATCGGATGTCGGCGATCGTGCCGTCGACGTCCAGGGCGCGCAGCTCGCTGCCGAGTGGCGAGCGCATCACCTTGTCGAACGCGATCTTGATGACATCGCCCGCGTCGAGCAGCGCCAGCGAGCCCGCGCTTGTCGTCACGCGAGCGTCCAAGGCTCGTGGCCGCGCCACCGGCGTCGGCGGATTGTTGATGACGACGCGCTGGCTGTATCCGAAGGCGATCGCGGATGTCACGGGATCCGTCGCACCGACGCGATAGCAGTACGCCCCGACGGCGAGGTTTCGGTCGATGTAGATCGTCGAGTTACTGCCTTTGGCGATGCCACTCAGTGTGAGCTCGGCGTACGAGGATCCCGGGTCGCAACTGAGGCTGGTCGTCAAGGCGCGCTGGATGCTGTAGGCGATCCCGTCCGCGTTCGTCGGCGGCTCGGCGATCTGCAGGCCCACGTCGTTCTGCGTCGCTCCACCGTCCCAGCTGTCGACCGTCGCGTCGACCGTCGGCGCGTCGCGCCCGAGGTCGAGCGTGATGTTGAAGATCGACGGGTTTGCATGATCGGCCTGGTAGGCCACGGAGACGATGTCTCCCGGCGAGATGACCTGCTCGAACTGCGCGAGACTCATCGCGACGCCCGAGCGCCGGAAGGTGTCGTTGCTGTCGTAGCGATACGTCGCATTGCCACCGGCGTCGGTGAAGTAGTCCTCCGCCGTGCTCACCGCGAACACCGTGACGGTGCTCGTGCCGGCGACCGCGTCGGGCGGGACGAAACGCACCGCGCCGCCCAGACCCCATGGCTCGGTCGGCACATACGCGAGGTCGACGTCGACAGCGTTGTTCTGATTCAGATCCTGGAACACCACCGGGCGGACGTTCGCGTTCGGTCTGGTCGAGCCAACGGCGAACGTCACGGTCTGATTCGCGGGCGGCGTCACGC includes:
- a CDS encoding carboxypeptidase-like regulatory domain-containing protein: MHAPRRGFLRLLFVAAFVVAALSGGARPAAAASAYLDGFITSKTTGAPLANVCVTLGPPVLCTTATDANGYYKIDGFVPGPTFWVVYYNKEGYQRFEAHNVQIDANNTRLSWELTPGTATCARPEQPNTTVYLPNITKTLGGPSGWYTPFIVQNTNRFAITSLQVDFYSFSSGVLVARRDICALRPGQSFADVPNNDADLSNDAQYAVVVKSYMTDIVAVVNEHQGSGARAEAGSYVGASSGATKVSLPNIVRRFFGFVTPIIIQNVGGAPTTAEANFISFDGTRTARITRDIDPGRSQFIDPNSEPGLFDQTQYSVTVTASQPLSVIVNTHLDAPTVAAPVMYSANGIVGGADTIYGPYAVKNVAGVGQGLSTIVVQNTGTATVTPSITFTPLGGSGTTAFSGPSVAAGAAWVFDPRFTNGNTTLPLCGAAAAAGCLANGEYSFVASGGTGGQIAAVVNVIGDTTAAGYSARTQAATRLFLPNVTRRLGGSDGWTTPLVLQSVTATSLHLSWYKFADGSLAASQDVSITPRQSIRIDPRDVLGLANETQYAVVVDAVGGTATGIVVELNFQGGDGAMIYEGFAR
- a CDS encoding glycosyltransferase family 4 protein, encoding MTAVHQFHPTLAPGDAMSNHVFALRDRLRSWGYESDAYAVDIKPGMESEALSYRRLFRSVRPEDTLILHFSMGNEVFDQLMKIPARRVLVYHNITPPEFFSGINDHAAAFARLGLRQLEQIAPAIDLGIGVSAFNRQDLDDMGFRKTAHVPILIDWKLYDTPPDPAVLARWSVFGRKLLFVGRISPNKRHDDLLRMFAYYRAVIDPEAQLLLVGSYRDHREYYARLRELQRALGLDTAVTFTGSVSNAELFAYYREADTFVSLSEHEGFGVPLLEAMKFDLPVVAYDAAAIGETVGGAGVLLHERDLAQAAEAAALVSEDAALRTKLTTAGRKRVADFDTEKVAQRTREVLGL
- a CDS encoding phosphatase PAP2 family protein is translated as MHAPWLDLFASVVGIVGQAEVAGGIALGLAVARLRRGQRDAWVPLVIVAVAAVEIALKTVLPQPIPPKELSRTVELVPFAHVAFAGAFPSGHVARTAFLVGVARVPTWLAVAAVAFMMVTRVYLADHWPSDVLGGLLLGVLAAQVATVAERRLRRH
- a CDS encoding ABC transporter ATP-binding protein — its product is MPGMVAIHAEHLDKRYRLRTGRAPTLKELVLRQIPPAEVVQALKDVSFSVERGQCFGVVGANGSGKSTLLKLIAGTAKPTSGTIDVAGRVSALLELGAGFHPDFTGRENAYLNGSLLGLSRKETEAAMPKIEAFAQLGRFFDAPIKTYSSGMAARLGFSVAVHVDPDVLLVDEVLAVGDEYFQHKCYAKIAEFRGAGKTIVLVSHDIGLIQRLCDRAIWLDQGRVAASGTVRDVATAYHLEVGERELRERALRGEVGGRSGSGEIEIVSTKVIDKGGALKTLLEIGDPASFEIRYRNKSGLSDAVFGVYVYRDDGTGIYGTNTMLDDVVVPLRAEGVVRFAMDSLALLPGAYDVDVAATDRADRHYDYHQKALNFRVVGSSREAGFARLPHRWEFGE
- a CDS encoding class I SAM-dependent methyltransferase, translated to MTTQPPVDLDAILAEVRARVRKKRESGAYGPDLDAALTLPLPGGRPIFSEELKDPFQALPEVLDEDVTYDPKSRKRYVGPLITIARRTLIGLLRWWLAAITERQERVNQLVARALFDLRDRPTPGLEKRLRKLEQWHEDFVAENVHSVYFQARFGGDEPVIRRQSEAFADLFAGRKRVLDLGCGRGIFLGLMKEKGVGAYGVDLDPRMVEQCAERGLECVHGDALGHLRSLPDRAIDGLYARHIAEHVLPGELVWILREAHRVLSPGAPLVLITPNVATLTVGAHSFWLDPSHVRPIPPELFRFYLEVEGFVDVDVRTFEPSEKRLSDKVSDPTVRENVKLLNETLFGDRDYAVIGRAPA
- a CDS encoding ABC transporter permease, coding for MIADLGALVERRELLGDFAWRQLRSRYKGSVLGFGWNFLIPLLQLVVFWILFGVVLGTRPHTETGEQSYAVFLFVGLLPWTFFANSLQSGAASIVSNATIVKKVRLPLQLLPAASVLSSLVNFLLSLVVLFVVLAVFGPRHLEGLLWLPLLVAVQIVMNLGLAYLLAALNVHYRDVEHILGIVLLAWYFLTPVLFPITILADRPRELFLLDLNPMTGVVVGYQRALLDGLPPDWATLGYSAAVALVLFVAGFAYFRRTKDDFESYL
- a CDS encoding alpha/beta hydrolase — its product is MTRAPTAHMFTGSANGAEPIELRAWEWPGDPPPTLLLHGIGNYGRYWDFFADAVAGRLRAIATDARGHGESGKPADGYTPREFVADAIAMLDALAIERALVVGHSMGGTHAIRLAAAHPDRVERLVVVDAGPEPMPEGSERARRLSLERPERFKHADEALAYLRRTSPGYSEEVYANRMRWLFREDGGDVVWRSSRDALASIMSGARRDDLWSALRAIRCPVLLVRGTRSNVLSPEVAQRMITALTNGRLIELDAGHNVALDRPKELADALVEFAAS
- a CDS encoding GGDEF domain-containing protein, encoding MPEDPAEAVRDGSEHAGSVERERAGRIYRRAVRTTGVTVVFGIAAVFVVDAFLPGTSAADRQGLLVTAALVVVTGTIWFSFVPQRWFGSARTFVAATISELVLLTMVVLTGGAQSIYVGYLVVPAVVLILSGSVRQILVLGGLTFAGIALIAVSSTLAGNPPGEGAAPRLLLLAMVIATCAAVARATGRHRDVTTERAAGLADEGVAVLSMAMTDALTNLPNRRALEDHLTRFIADAARTGLPFSVIALDLDGMKRVNDEFGHNAGDDLLRNFGRAIKGAIRGTDVGLRIGGDEFLILLPRTSEVPAKRVAERLAETAILFPGQSGPARFSYGIATHRAGESGDEVLGRADAVLGSAKRDRAVSARPVEPRA
- a CDS encoding type II toxin-antitoxin system Phd/YefM family antitoxin; this translates as MAAVNVRELARNTSKVIDDVERSKRPAIITRSGRPVAAVVPIDFDALEDWILANAPVFVEGMRQAEGEFRRGETISMDELFARIARKSAAKKPAAERPRRAVARRR